From Cannabis sativa cultivar Pink pepper isolate KNU-18-1 chromosome 8, ASM2916894v1, whole genome shotgun sequence, a single genomic window includes:
- the LOC115698665 gene encoding 14-3-3-like protein A isoform X2, protein MSPTESSREENVYMAKLAEQAERYEEMVEFMEKVAKTVDVEELTVEERNLLSVAYKNVIGARRASWRIISSIEQKEESRGNEDHVKIIKEYRGKIESELSKICEGILNLLESHLIPSASSAESKVFYLKMKGDYHRYLAEFKTGSERKEAAESTLLAYKSAQDIALAELAPTHPIRLGLALNFSVFYYEILNSPDRACNLAKQAFDEAISELDTLGEDSYKDSTLIMQLLRDNLTLWTSDITDDAGEEIKEASKRETGESTGQQ, encoded by the exons atGTCGCCAACTGAATCATCACGGGAGGAGAATGTCTACATGGCCAAGTTGGCCGAACAGGCTGAGCGTTATGAAGAGATGGTTGAGTTTATGGAGAAAGTAGCCAAAACCGTTGATGTTGAGGAGCTCACTGTTGAGGAAAGAAACTTGCTTTCCGTGGCTTACAAGAATGTGATTGGAGCTAGAAGGGCCTCATGGAGGATCATCTCCTCTATTGAACAGAAGGAGGAAAGTAGAGGAAATGAGGACCATGTTAAGATTATTAAGGAGTACAGGGGAAAGATTGAATCTGAGTTGAGCAAGATCTGTGAAGGAATTTTGAACCTTTTGGAATCTCATCTTATTCCCTCAGCCTCATCTGCCGAGTCTAAGGTATTTTATCTTAAGATGAAGGGTGATTACCACAGGTACTTGGCTGAGTTTAAGACTGGATCTGAAAGGAAGGAAGCTGCTGAGAGCACTTTGTTGGCTTACAAGTCAGCTCAG GACATTGCTCTTGCAGAATTGGCTCCTACTCACCCAATTAGGCTTGGACTTGCTCTTAACTTCTCTGTGTTTTATTACGAAATCCTCAACTCACCTGATCGTGCTTGCAATCTTGCAAAACAG GCTTTTGATGAGGCTATTTCTGAGCTAGATACATTAGGTGAGGACTCGTACAAGGACAGTACATTGATCATGCAACTTCTCCGAGACAACCTGACACTCTGGACTTCTGACATCACG GATGATGCTGGGGAGGAGATCAAGGAAGCATCAAAACGTGAAACCGGAGAAAGCACTGGACAGCAGTGA
- the LOC115698665 gene encoding 14-3-3-like protein A isoform X1 gives MSPTESSREENVYMAKLAEQAERYEEMVEFMEKVAKTVDVEELTVEERNLLSVAYKNVIGARRASWRIISSIEQKEESRGNEDHVKIIKEYRGKIESELSKICEGILNLLESHLIPSASSAESKVFYLKMKGDYHRYLAEFKTGSERKEAAESTLLAYKSAQDIALAELAPTHPIRLGLALNFSVFYYEILNSPDRACNLAKQAFDEAISELDTLGEDSYKDSTLIMQLLRDNLTLWTSDITVTFSPTFKYLYMFIHIDHVNNFFFVMVKF, from the exons atGTCGCCAACTGAATCATCACGGGAGGAGAATGTCTACATGGCCAAGTTGGCCGAACAGGCTGAGCGTTATGAAGAGATGGTTGAGTTTATGGAGAAAGTAGCCAAAACCGTTGATGTTGAGGAGCTCACTGTTGAGGAAAGAAACTTGCTTTCCGTGGCTTACAAGAATGTGATTGGAGCTAGAAGGGCCTCATGGAGGATCATCTCCTCTATTGAACAGAAGGAGGAAAGTAGAGGAAATGAGGACCATGTTAAGATTATTAAGGAGTACAGGGGAAAGATTGAATCTGAGTTGAGCAAGATCTGTGAAGGAATTTTGAACCTTTTGGAATCTCATCTTATTCCCTCAGCCTCATCTGCCGAGTCTAAGGTATTTTATCTTAAGATGAAGGGTGATTACCACAGGTACTTGGCTGAGTTTAAGACTGGATCTGAAAGGAAGGAAGCTGCTGAGAGCACTTTGTTGGCTTACAAGTCAGCTCAG GACATTGCTCTTGCAGAATTGGCTCCTACTCACCCAATTAGGCTTGGACTTGCTCTTAACTTCTCTGTGTTTTATTACGAAATCCTCAACTCACCTGATCGTGCTTGCAATCTTGCAAAACAG GCTTTTGATGAGGCTATTTCTGAGCTAGATACATTAGGTGAGGACTCGTACAAGGACAGTACATTGATCATGCAACTTCTCCGAGACAACCTGACACTCTGGACTTCTGACATCACGGTAACTTTCTCTCCCACTTTCAAATATCTTTATATGTTTATACATATTGAtcatgtaaataattttttctttgttatggTGAAATTTTAG
- the LOC115700963 gene encoding ultraviolet-B receptor UVR8, whose amino-acid sequence MASDSAIIAWGSGEDGQLGLGSNEDKEWVSVVKALESQNVRSVVAGSRNSLAICEDGKLFTWGWNQRGTLGHPPETKTENIPSQVKALANVKIVEAAIGGWHCLAVDDQGRAYAWGGNEYGQCGEEPERKDDTGRPLRRDIVIPQRCAPKLVVRQVAAGGTHSVVLTREGQVWTWGQPWPPGDIKQISIPVRVQGLEAVRVIAVGAFHNLALQEDGTLWAWGNNEYGQLGTGDTQPRSQPIPVQGLSGLTLVDIAAGGWHSTALTDEGEVYGWGRGEHGRLGFGDNDKSSKMVPQKVNLLAGEDIVQVSCGGTHSVALTRDGRIFSFGRGDHGRLGYGRKVTTGQPMEVPIDLSPPTENTTTDDEEGEERWIAKLVACGGRHTLAIVQWQIHDESNQ is encoded by the exons ATGGCTTCGGATTCTGCCATTATAGCCTG GGGCTCAGGAGAAGATGGGCAATTAGGATTGGGGAGTAATGAAGATAAAGAATGGGTTTCCGTTGTTAAAGCTCTCGAGTCTCAAAACGTTCGTTCTGTAGTTGCTGGTAGCCGAAATTCCCTCGCCATTTGCGAAGATGGCAAG TTGTTTACATGGGGATGGAATCAAAGAGGAACACTTGGACACCCTCCTGAAACTAAAACTGAAAATATTCCAAGCCAGGTTAAGGCTCTGGCTAATGTCAAGATTGTCGAG GCTGCTATTGGTGGTTGGCATTGTTTGGCTGTTGATGATCAAGGCCGGGCTTATGCTTGGG GTGGAAATGAGTATGGCCAGTGTGGTGAAGAACCTGAGAGAAAGGATGACACTGGTAGACCTCTAAGAAGGGATATAGTGATTCCTCAGCGGTGTGCGCCGAAGCTTGTAGTCCGCCAG GTTGCTGCTGGAGGTACTCATTCTGTGGTACTTACTCGGGAAGGGCAAGTATGGACATGGGGTCAGCCATGGCCTCCTGGTGATAT AAAACAGATTTCTATTCCTGTCCGAGTGCAAGGCCTTGAAGCTGTCAGAGTGATTGCTGTTGGGGCATTCCATAATTTGGCTCTCCAAGAGGATGGTACTTTATGGGCATGGGGTAATAATGAATATGGGCAACTGGGAACTGGAGATACCCAACCCAGATCCCAACCAATTCCTGTTCAAGGGCTTTCTGGTCTTACTCTG GTTGATATTGCTGCTGGTGGTTGGCATTCTACGGCACTTACAGATGAAGGAGAG GTATATGGTTGGGGACGAGGGGAACATGGAAGACTTGGATTTGGAGATAATGACAAAAGCAGTAAAATGGTGCCCCAGAAAGTGAATCTTTTGGCTGGGGAGGATATTGTTCAG GTATCCTGCGGAGGCACTCACTCGGTTGCATTAACCCGTGATGGTCGCATATTTTCG TTTGGTCGGGGAGACCATGGACGGCTTGGATATGGGAGGAAGGTGACGACCGGACAACCAATGGAGGTTCCCATAGACCTATCTCCTCCTACAGAGAATACTACAACTGATGATGAAGAAGGTGAGGAACGTTGGATAGCTAAGCTTGTTGCTTGTGGAGGTCGCCATACTCTGGCCATTGTCCAATGGCAGATTCATGATGAATCAAACCAGTGA
- the LOC115700964 gene encoding membrane protein PM19L — protein sequence MTTSGRGVRDLLGPLIVANLVVHLIVLGLAGWSLDKYIDGEENHPHLGGNPSTRFMLVFALVGGVVGACSLISGLIHLRTWRSDSLAAASSLALIAWALTALAFGLVCKEMILGGRRGKRLQTLEAFIVISLLSQILYVVLLHGGVYSSTYGPGYRNDPQKPATSADI from the exons ATGACTACGAGTGGGAGAGGTGTTAGAGACTTATTAGGTCCTCTTATTGTTGCTAACTTGGTAGTTCATCTAATTGTGCTTGGACTCGCTGGATGGTCTCTTGACAAATACATCGATGGAGAGGAAAACCATCCCC ATTTAGGTGGGAATCCATCAACTAGATTCATGTTGGTGTTTGCTCTGGTAGGTGGGGTAGTGGGTGCTTGCTCTCTCATTTCAGGGCTCATCCATCTGCGTACTTGGCGTAGTGACAGTTTGGCTGCTGCTTCTTCCTTAGCTCTCATCGCTTGGGCTCTAACAGCTCTTGCTTTTGG ACTTGTGTGTAAGGAAATGATACTAGGAGGACGCAGAGGAAAGCGCTTG CAAACATTGGAGGCTTTCATAGTGATATCACTCCTGAGTCAGATACTTTATGTGGTGCTTCTCCACGGTGGGGTGTACAGTAGTACTTATGGTCCAGGGTATCGCAATGACCCCCAGAAACCTGCCACATCAGCTGATATTTGA
- the LOC115700962 gene encoding RHOMBOID-like protein 9, chloroplastic isoform X2 has protein sequence MAVVSICYKMPHRNQTQHIQNLMRHNERGMMITCDSVKLFSVYIYKKWSSSSNIKGPILLQTRSDFQHNLRSISETKSHVGIFCANQKQLRSLSSYFGKLQDANKLKLLNPAESSNKPQLCSNKKLDILGAYLDKLDKAAEPTLSSFECQHTIKEDYERKEDMKMRTYMNKGTRIGSHGPKESQRLQQDDDDDDEDEPSNLYLISTLASINIAVVLFEIASPIRSSDMELSSLPLLYGAKVNHLILVGEWWRLITPMFLNCGVFDIGLGCWALFTFGPKVCRGYGSFTFLLIYILGGISGNLISFLHTPKPTIGGTAPIYAIIGAWMVYQIQNKDVISKQVSENLFQKAIIITGLGFILSHFVPIDEWAHFGAAFSGVAYGFVACPTLELDDITASASSSSGQEKGIALVKRQSDPWKSLLWFSLFIVVLTSLLFLVQPPLNDMVLDNYFI, from the exons ATGGCTGTGGTTTCCATATGCTACAAAATGCCTCACAGAAACCAAACTCAACACATTCAAAATCTAATGAGACACAACGAGAGAGGCATGATGATAACATGTGATAGTGTGAAACTTTTCTCTGTATACATCTACAAGAAGTGGAGCTCTTCCTCCAACATAAAAGGACCGATTCTTTTGCAGACAAGGAGTGATTTCCAACACAATCTAAGATCGATTTCGGAAACCAAATCTCATGTGGGAATCTTTTGTGCTAATCAGAAACAACTGAGATCATTGTCTTCTTACTTTGGAAAACTCCAAGATGCTAATAAACTCAAGTTACTCAACCCTGCAGAGTCTTCCAACAAACCACAATTGTGCTCAAACAAAAAGTTGGATATTCTAGGTGCTTATCTTGACAAGCTTGATAAAG CTGCTGAGCCAACACTGTCTTCTTTCGAATGTCAGCATACAATCAAAGAAGACTATGAAAGGAAAGAAGATATGAAAATGAGGACTTACATGAACAAAGGAACTAGAATTGGTTCCCATGGTCCAAAGGAGTCTCAAAGGCTACaacaagatgatgatgatgatgatgaagatgaaccCTCTAATCTGTACTTAAT AAGTACATTGGCTTCCATAAACATTGCAGTTGTTCTGTTTGAAATTGCAAGTCCAATTAGGAGCTCTGACATGGAATTGTCTTCTCTGCCATTACTATATGGAGCTAAAGTGAATCATTTAATCCTTGTTGGAGAATGGTGGAGGCTTATTACCCCAATGTTTCTG AACTGTGGTGTTTTTGACATTGGTCTTGGTTGTTGGGCACTTTTTACATTTGGGCCTAAAGTCTGCAGAGGTTATGGGTCGTTTACATTTCTGTTGATTTACATCCTTGGTGGAATCTCTGGCAATTTGATTAGCTTTCTTCATACACCAAAACCAACTATTGGTGGCACA GCACCAATATATGCCATAATTGGAGCTTGGATGGTTTATCAGATCCAAAACAAAGATGTCATTTCCAAACAAGTTTCAGAAAACTTGTTCCAAAAGGCAATCATCATCACAGGTCTGGGCTTCATATTAAGCCATTTTGTTCCAATTGATGAATG GGCACATTTTGGAGCAGCGTTTAGTGGTGTAGCGTATGGATTTGTTGCATGTCCAACACTTGAACTAGATGATATTACAGCTTCTGCTTCAAGTAGTAGTGGACAAGAAAAAGGAATAGCTCTTGTGAAACGACAATCTGATCCTTGGAAATCCCTCTTGTGGTTTAGTCTCTTCATTGTCGTTTTAACCTCTTTACTCTTCTTGGTCCAACCTCCTCTCAATGATATGGTTTTGGACAACTACTTCATATAG
- the LOC115700962 gene encoding RHOMBOID-like protein 9, chloroplastic isoform X1: MAVVSICYKMPHRNQTQHIQNLMRHNERGMMITCDSVKLFSVYIYKKWSSSSNIKGPILLQTRSDFQHNLRSISETKSHVGIFCANQKQLRSLSSYFGKLQDANKLKLLNPAESSNKPQLCSNKKLDILGAYLDKLDKDESSADKDCSTAAEPTLSSFECQHTIKEDYERKEDMKMRTYMNKGTRIGSHGPKESQRLQQDDDDDDEDEPSNLYLISTLASINIAVVLFEIASPIRSSDMELSSLPLLYGAKVNHLILVGEWWRLITPMFLNCGVFDIGLGCWALFTFGPKVCRGYGSFTFLLIYILGGISGNLISFLHTPKPTIGGTAPIYAIIGAWMVYQIQNKDVISKQVSENLFQKAIIITGLGFILSHFVPIDEWAHFGAAFSGVAYGFVACPTLELDDITASASSSSGQEKGIALVKRQSDPWKSLLWFSLFIVVLTSLLFLVQPPLNDMVLDNYFI; the protein is encoded by the exons ATGGCTGTGGTTTCCATATGCTACAAAATGCCTCACAGAAACCAAACTCAACACATTCAAAATCTAATGAGACACAACGAGAGAGGCATGATGATAACATGTGATAGTGTGAAACTTTTCTCTGTATACATCTACAAGAAGTGGAGCTCTTCCTCCAACATAAAAGGACCGATTCTTTTGCAGACAAGGAGTGATTTCCAACACAATCTAAGATCGATTTCGGAAACCAAATCTCATGTGGGAATCTTTTGTGCTAATCAGAAACAACTGAGATCATTGTCTTCTTACTTTGGAAAACTCCAAGATGCTAATAAACTCAAGTTACTCAACCCTGCAGAGTCTTCCAACAAACCACAATTGTGCTCAAACAAAAAGTTGGATATTCTAGGTGCTTATCTTGACAAGCTTGATAAAG ATGAAAGCTCTGCTGACAAGGATTGTTCAACAGCTGCTGAGCCAACACTGTCTTCTTTCGAATGTCAGCATACAATCAAAGAAGACTATGAAAGGAAAGAAGATATGAAAATGAGGACTTACATGAACAAAGGAACTAGAATTGGTTCCCATGGTCCAAAGGAGTCTCAAAGGCTACaacaagatgatgatgatgatgatgaagatgaaccCTCTAATCTGTACTTAAT AAGTACATTGGCTTCCATAAACATTGCAGTTGTTCTGTTTGAAATTGCAAGTCCAATTAGGAGCTCTGACATGGAATTGTCTTCTCTGCCATTACTATATGGAGCTAAAGTGAATCATTTAATCCTTGTTGGAGAATGGTGGAGGCTTATTACCCCAATGTTTCTG AACTGTGGTGTTTTTGACATTGGTCTTGGTTGTTGGGCACTTTTTACATTTGGGCCTAAAGTCTGCAGAGGTTATGGGTCGTTTACATTTCTGTTGATTTACATCCTTGGTGGAATCTCTGGCAATTTGATTAGCTTTCTTCATACACCAAAACCAACTATTGGTGGCACA GCACCAATATATGCCATAATTGGAGCTTGGATGGTTTATCAGATCCAAAACAAAGATGTCATTTCCAAACAAGTTTCAGAAAACTTGTTCCAAAAGGCAATCATCATCACAGGTCTGGGCTTCATATTAAGCCATTTTGTTCCAATTGATGAATG GGCACATTTTGGAGCAGCGTTTAGTGGTGTAGCGTATGGATTTGTTGCATGTCCAACACTTGAACTAGATGATATTACAGCTTCTGCTTCAAGTAGTAGTGGACAAGAAAAAGGAATAGCTCTTGTGAAACGACAATCTGATCCTTGGAAATCCCTCTTGTGGTTTAGTCTCTTCATTGTCGTTTTAACCTCTTTACTCTTCTTGGTCCAACCTCCTCTCAATGATATGGTTTTGGACAACTACTTCATATAG
- the LOC115700494 gene encoding uncharacterized protein LOC115700494: MAVPSKSESKTKLSSPHKKGTKVTNNTDRAAAVAEENAQQPKRIKSPGVRVVGARIYDSENGKTCHQCRQKTMDFVASCKNTKGGKICTLNVCHKCLLNRYGEKAEEVNLLDDWTCPKCRGICNCSFCMKKRGHKPTGILVHAAKAIGLNSASEMILMKGADNLGVERSSKKTVVSPKKSVILNKESESKVVPPTKLGKENSFDGNADANLAPKNLAPISTEKKSKKTKRDGLKEIEMGNAEKVAGDYSTQSSPKKPKVSTKKSADDCVTGEKKLSKKRVSDEVSLPSIKQEDGNMNDGKVVGKVSKKKKTGKEDCCLVKKNDVLDDVSLQSIKPPEDGMKNETGISQDAGVLISSKDAKAKVRKTKALEIKKCAVLEQTEVEDVPLPQGTLLTTVWGFELSPEDVGHALQFLEFCLTFGKVLDVRNGQAQAILRELNRGSSFRRGQYSSAIRFHTQLLSLIQEDSSEEPSSISDNNSWLQDLENCISESECVSKELSTWFGKGVKGYGSLAFSKKLRILNFLCDEVLCTAKLRSYIDDENSKLLEKEKESKEKVAAAKSKEKLLKQKMQDELVAAIVAKNGIPLSVSEHEAIASQIKRDVAEAHAEILKATDNATKSRRKCDAVRTEPKFSDGDGHVFWKLRCCGGEIDMLQQDMGASVVDSSAEKWFAYCSDMKEEIQKYFSFKRAKCIRNQSFTRYLTNQADFRNSETEISV; encoded by the exons ATGGCTGTTCCTTCCAAATCTGAATCCAAAACCAAGCTCTCTTCTCCTCACAAGAAGGGTACCAAAGTAACCAACAATACTGATCGGGCTGCTGCTGTTGCCGAGGAGAATGCTCAACAGCCCAAGCGAATTAAATCTCCTGGAGTTCGCGTCGTCGGAGCCCGAATTTACGATTCTGAGAATGGAAAGACTTGTCACCag TGCCGTCAAAagaccatggattttgtggccTCGTGCAAGAATACGAAGGGAGGGAAGATCTGCACCCTTAACGTTTGTCACAAATGTCTCTTGAACAG gtATGGAGAAAAGGCAGAAGAAGTGAATTTGTTGGATGACTGGACATGCCCCAAATGCAGAGGCATATGCAACTGCAGTTTTTGTAT GAAGAAACGAGGTCATAAACCCACCGGTATTTTAGTTCATGCTGCCAAGGCAATTGGATTGAATTCTGCTTCTGAAATGATACTAATGAAAGGTGCAGATAATTTGGGTGTTGAGAGGAGTTCTAAAAAAACTGTTGTTTCGCCTAAAAAGTCTGTTATTTTAAACAAG GAGTCTGAGTCTAAAGTTGTACCGCCAACGAAACTTGGAAAGGAAAATTCTTTTGATGGAAATGCTGATGCAAACTTGGCCCCTAAGAATTTAGCACCCATATCCACTGAGAAGAAAAGTAAGAAAACAAAGAGGGACGGTTTAAAGGAAATTGAAATGGGTAATGCTGAGAAAGTTGCTGGGGACTATTCAACCCAGAGTAGCCCAAAAAAGCCTAAGGTTTCTACAAAAAAGTCTGCGGATGATTGTGTTACAGGGGAAAAAAAGCTTTCtaagaaaagggtttcagatgaagtTTCGCTCCCATCAATAAAACAGGAAGATGGAAACATGAATGATGGTAAAGTTGTAGGAAAAGTatccaagaaaaagaaaaccgGTAAGGAAGATTGTTGTCTTGTCAAAAAGAATGATGTTCTTGATGATGTTTCACTCCAGTCCATCAAACCACCCGAGGATGGCATGAAGAATGAGACTGGGATATCACAAGATGCAGGAGTTTTGATTTCTTCTAAAGATGCTAAGGCCAAAGTTCGCAAGACTAAGGCACTTGAAATCAAGAAGTGTGCAGTTCTTGAGCAGACTGAAGTTGAAGATGTTCCTCTGCCTCAGGGAACTCTCTTAACGACTGTATGGGGTTTTGAATTGTCTCCGGAAGATGTTGGACATGCTCTGCAGTTTCTGGAATTTTGTTTAACTTTTGGAAAG GTTCTTGATGTCAGGAATGGGCAAGCTCAAGCAATACTTCGAGAATTAAACCGTGGATCTAGTTTTCGTCGGGGACAGTACTCCTCAGCAATTCGGTTTCATACCCAACTCTTGTCTCTTATACAAGAGGATTCAAGCGAAGA GCCCTCATCCATAAGCGACAATAATTCTTGGCTTCAGGATTTGGAGAATTGCATCTCTGAATCTGAATGTGTATCAAAGGAACTGTCAACTTGGTTTGGCAAAGGGGTAAAGGGATATGGTAGTTTGGCGTTCTCAAAAAAACTGAGAATCTTAAATTTTCTTTGTGATGAGGTTCTCTGCACCGC AAAATTGAGAAGTTACATTGATGATGAAAATTCAAAGCTTCTTGAGAAAGAGAAGGAGTCGAAGGAAAAGGTTGCTGCAGCGAAGAGTAAG GAGAAACTCCTCAAGCAGAAGATGCAGGATGAACTTGTAGCAGCTATTGTTGCGAAAAATGGCATTCCGCTCTCAGTTTCAGAGCATGAGGCTATTGCTTCACAGATTAAAAGAGATGTGGCAGAAGCTCATGCTGAAATACTCAAGGCAACTGACAATGCAACTAAGa GTAGAAGAAAATGTGATGCTGTTCGAACAGAACCTAAATTTTCGGATGGTGATGGTCATGTTTTCTGGAAACTTAGATGCTGTGGTGGTGAAATAGATATGTTACAACAAG ATATGGGAGCATCTGTTGTAGACTCATCAGCTGAAAAATGGTTTGCGTATTGTTCTGACATGAAAGAAGAAATTCAGAAATACTTTTCCTTTAAAAG GGCAAAGTGCATTAGGAATCAAAGTTTCACTCGCTATCTAACTAATCAAG CTGATTTTAGAAACTCAGAAACAGAAATTTCCGTCTAA